ATGTTGTTGTTGCGCGTGTTGTTACACCTTGACTGACGAAGAATTCGACAAAATCACACAGCCGCCACCTAAAAAGTATCCTCCTCCACCGGCACCTAAAATCACTCGGCGCGAAGAGCACGTGGAATACATAAAGAAACGCTCCTCAAGAAGCCCGAAACGCAAATTTGATAAGAATATAAAATCTAACGAAAATGAAACGGAAGTTTATTTCTGCACCGTCAAACCACCCAGTTTCAATTCAAATAGTCTCAAGCTACACCCTCCTGTAATGCCAGCTGAATTTAATGCAACAGGTACCTAAAATGAATGCAGAcctaaacattaattttatgtcTATTGCCAAAAAGGTTAATAGTAACTCtgataataaaatatctttacgTTTACATCGAAATTTAAATGACCACTTCGGAACTTTTAATCGGTCGCAATCCACGTCTCCTTTAAATAGAGTGTGCACTAGAAAAACGAAATACATAAAAAGTTCCAAtttatcaaatatatttttttgttgcataggaaataaagaaaaaggAGGGAAGGATTCCAACAGACTTCGACCGAAAGTTGCCTCATCAAAACGGGAGAAGCATACCCCAAAACTATACTTCCAACACAAAAGTTCTGTCGCTAGAAACATATGCGACTTTGGTTGCCAAAACAATTCACAATCGAACCAAAGTCTCGAGTTAAAGTCGCATACACTGTCAAAATCGATTTCTCAGCATTCGTCAGTACAAAGTGTTTTTAGTATCAAATGGAGACGACGATTCCGAAGATATGAGAAGGCACCCAGCACGCTTCAAACTATACTGTACAGTTTAGCTAGAAAGTTTAAAAGCAATAAGAAAAAAACGAAATCAGCCCAAAAACATGACAAAAAGAATGTTCTTGTGCTACATGTGCCAATAAAATTTAGTAACACGTCGATAGTGGGCACAGTTTCCGCCACTCGCAGCTCGAGAGCTGAGAAGCCTTTGATCATCAGAGACGAGTCCTCGCAGGCCTTGCCCATCGAGCAGAGCAAACCGCCTAATAAGATATGTGGACCAGGAGAAGTTCTTGTGAAACGGAATTCTTTCCAGAATGTTCGCTAAGTATGATTCCTTGAAaccaaataaaactttttaacattATATCAATTTAGAGTCGACTCAGCCCACTCATGAGAACTTATTGTGTACCTAATAGAAAATAAACCGAATGAAGTTTATAAAAGTAGTAGGTACTTGATGATGCAATGTTTGGTTTAATTTTCAGGCAATACTGAAGCTGAAAGAGTCTGGTCGCGTGAAGCACGTGGGAGTGTCAAACTTGAATGAGGAGCAGCTGGAGCGACTGACGCGCGTGGCCAAGCCAAGTTGCCTGCAGGTACAGCGACAATATAATCAGAAACCCTAAAACATATAGCATTTGCTTCCTCGTAGTACAACTAATGAATATGACATGTCCTCGTCCTCTATGACTGTCGTCAATCGTCATATTATAATTTTCcagaaacaattaaataaaagaaaaatatagaaCTAAGAATAAGCAGACTGGCCCTAACAGTATGTGGTCTACGAATGTCTATCCCACAAAACGTCAGAAAAAGTGAACGCCGGAAAACATTTGAATGATGGAAAATCGTACAGATACTTGAATATgaatatcaatattaaaatgtatttgtatatCTATTTTCAGGTGGAGGTGCACGCGCTGTGCCAGCAAAAGTCGCTGGTCGCAGCAGCCAACAAGCTGGGCGTGCCCGTAGTGGCCTACTCGCCGCTTGGTTCGAAGGCCCTGGCCGATTCCCTCGCCGCCAAAACTGGGTAAGACACCCGTGCAATgcagaataaaaataatttatacaaaaatcGTAAGGCAGCGTAATATCGTTTGAAAGTttttccaaaatcaaaagtaattgATTGTATCTTTGACGAGGACACCGAGACGGAATGCCTCAGCTTCCAAATGACACGAACTTGATGTGCCTATTCCAGCCGCGAGTACCCCGACCTACTCCAGCTAGAAGCTGTGAAGCGCGCGGCGAAGGCGCACGGCCGCACTCCCGCGCAGATCCTACTACGGCACCTACTGCAGCGCGGGCTCGCGGCCATACCTAAGAGCACCAACCCCGAACGTATCAAACAGGTACGAACAGTTTAGTATCACAGGAACTTGACGTGCCTATTCCAGCCGCGAGTACCCCGACCTACTCCAGCTAGAAGCTGTGAAGCGCGCGGCGAAGGCGCACGGCCGCACTCCCGCGCAGATCCTACTACGGCACCTACTCCAGCTATATGCTAGCCGGATTACCTAAGAGCACCAACCCCGAGCGTATACGAACTGTTGAGCGTCATCATCACATCATGTTTTCCCGCTAACTACTTAGATTCATCGTCTGACATAACCAGGATTTCTACTCTCAAACCCAAGTACAACccggtcaagttaactgcgcacctggctggaatgcgactccctCGCACTCATCCGCGTACGCGTAGCCACAAAATCAGTCAGTACTTAAAAGAAACCGCAACTTAGGAACCGCCTTTGGAATACTTAACTATGTATTGTCTCACTTTTATCCACCGACGCTTAATGTAGTGAATTAGATATATCATCAAATAATCTCTCACGCAACAGCTGACACTAACACTGACGCTAATGCTGCTGTGCTAGGCTAGCTCGTTTCAAGGCAAGGACTTCAAGTTCTCCATGAAGGAAAAATGAAACgcatttaaatgaaataatttgTTCTATTTCAGAACTTCACTTTATGGGATTTCGAGCTGAGCGACAGTGAGATGGAGGAGCTAGGCGCCCTAGACCGGGGGGAGGACGGTCGCATCTGCGACTTTTCCTTCTTCCGCGGCATCGAGAAACATCCCGAGTTCCCGTTCAAGAAGTAACCAACAAGAAGTGTTTGTCGCCTCGACTGTACTTGTTCATTAGCCCATTGGTTTAAAAGAAATGCGAGTCATAATATGTTTAaagcaaaatatacaaaatgtCCACAATATGTACTGGTTTCACTTCATCTGTCAGGTAACCTTACAACTTGTAACAATCGAATCTGTAATGACATTACAGGTGAATGGTCCAGGTGAGGAAGCAACTTTACACTTATGCATTCCCCTGCCATGGCCACGCCATGGCTCCCATCCAGTTTTTGACATTGGCATTCGTAAGCCACCgcccttttgtaccctttgcaccaccggcctgcaccactggtggtgcaaagggtattttttaatccCTTTTACACCACCAATAGTGCCGCCCTACCATTCATTAACTGTAAAACGATTATCTataatcatataatattaatattataaagaggaaagatttgattgtttgtttgtactgaataggctccgaaactactggacagatttgacaacataacataaaaattaataacaagcattatacctacatacaacgaataattcctaaagtaccagggcaacataatcataaaggagctatatcaaattcttcttggttgACCCGAGAAATAAACACGTATCAtaaaatagctcctttatggttatgttgccctgcccccctagacaaaacgcactttttgatcgaatcgaaaatcgaatccgtcaaaactccatacaaaaaaggggcttttcgaccacttttcgactggtttgcgattatgatttgcactttgtctagacccactggtactttattcgttgtatgtaggatgtaggcccggggtatcgtgggtctgaagtgaaatgtttataggcacttacacacacacaaattaaaacttttaggtaggttttgatttatttataacaattaaattattaagtattttacagtctactactagttttacagtcgatgccgatggtagcacagcactatttgttggtggtgcaagagggatttaaaaataccctttgcaccaccagtggtgcaggccggtggtgcaaagggtacaaaagggcCACCGCAGCGGCTAGCTGAGATTGCCCTCCGGAGCAGGGATTAATCCTTTTAACCAATTCGAACAACAACAAATAACCACGATAATAAGAGCACACTTTCCAAACACAGTAGTA
This genomic window from Ostrinia nubilalis chromosome 18, ilOstNubi1.1, whole genome shotgun sequence contains:
- the LOC135080665 gene encoding aldo-keto reductase family 1 member A1, which codes for MSNKEYFVLENGDRMPRIGFGTWQASDDVLEKAVEAALAAGYRHIDTARAYENEAALGRALNRWIGGDPARRKELFVVTKLPPGGNRPDLVQEYFDASLRDLGLDYVDLYLMHTPFAFEHVPGDLHPANPDGTMRVDLTTDLVAVWKAILKLKESGRVKHVGVSNLNEEQLERLTRVAKPSCLQVEVHALCQQKSLVAAANKLGVPVVAYSPLGSKALADSLAAKTGREYPDLLQLEAVKRAAKAHGRTPAQILLRHLLQRGLAAIPKSTNPERIKQNFTLWDFELSDSEMEELGALDRGEDGRICDFSFFRGIEKHPEFPFKK